The Priestia koreensis genomic interval CTCAGTTCATCAATAAATACATTAATGTCTTTAAACTGGCGATAAACGGAGGCGAATCTTACATACGATACTTCATCAATTTTCGCTAGGCGTTCCATCACCATTTCGCCTACTGTATCTGATTGAATTTCAGATACACCTTGGCTGCGAAGTTCTTTATCAATGTCGATGACCGTGTCTTCTAATTGCTTTAACGGGACAGGTCTCTTTTCACACGCCTTAATAAGACCGCGCAAAATCTTTTCTTTGCTAAATTCTTCTCTCGCTCCATCTTTTTTAACAACAACTAAAGGAATTTCCTCTACTCGCTCAAACGTTGTAAAACGGTATTGGCACTCCTCACATTCTCGTCTTCTGCGAATGGAACGTCCTTCTTC includes:
- the nrdR gene encoding transcriptional regulator NrdR → MKCPSCYHNGTRVLDSRPIEEGRSIRRRRECEECQYRFTTFERVEEIPLVVVKKDGAREEFSKEKILRGLIKACEKRPVPLKQLEDTVIDIDKELRSQGVSEIQSDTVGEMVMERLAKIDEVSYVRFASVYRQFKDINVFIDELRELIKKERM